Proteins encoded by one window of Silvibacterium dinghuense:
- the lptB gene encoding LPS export ABC transporter ATP-binding protein → MQKLSTDEIGKSYKGRQVVRGVSVHVSQGEVVGLLGPNGAGKTTSFYMIVGLVTPDSGRILADGEDITRVPMYLRARQFGISYLPQEPSVFRKLTVEENILAVLEVQNLPPQVRRARTEKLIEQLNLGHIRKTNGFALSGGERRRVEIARCLCIQPSFILLDEPFSGIDPIAVIDLQEIISNLKSSGIGVLITDHNVRETLSVTDRAYVISEGRIFADGTPDALASNPDVKRLYFGEGFTLN, encoded by the coding sequence ATGCAGAAGCTTTCTACGGACGAAATAGGCAAGTCATACAAGGGGCGCCAGGTGGTTCGCGGCGTCAGCGTGCACGTCAGCCAGGGTGAGGTGGTCGGGCTTCTGGGCCCGAACGGCGCCGGCAAGACGACGAGCTTCTACATGATCGTAGGACTGGTGACGCCGGATTCGGGGCGCATCTTGGCCGATGGCGAAGACATCACGCGGGTGCCCATGTACCTGCGGGCGCGCCAGTTTGGAATCAGTTATCTGCCGCAGGAGCCCTCGGTCTTCCGCAAGCTGACGGTCGAAGAGAACATTCTCGCCGTGCTTGAGGTGCAGAATCTGCCGCCGCAGGTGCGCAGGGCGCGAACGGAAAAGCTGATCGAGCAGCTGAACCTGGGGCATATTCGCAAAACGAATGGGTTTGCGCTCTCAGGCGGCGAGCGCCGGCGCGTGGAAATTGCACGCTGCCTGTGCATCCAGCCATCGTTTATTCTCCTCGACGAACCTTTTTCGGGAATTGATCCCATTGCGGTCATCGATCTTCAGGAGATCATTTCGAATCTGAAATCGAGTGGTATCGGTGTCCTGATTACGGACCATAATGTTCGTGAGACTCTTTCCGTAACCGACCGGGCATACGTGATCAGCGAAGGCCGAATCTTTGCTGATGGCACGCCGGATGCTCTCGCAAGCAACCCGGATGTGAAGCGGTTGTACTTCGGCGAGGGCTTTACGCTCAACTAG
- a CDS encoding LptA/OstA family protein, with translation MRVTVARLRQGIVVLACLLFVILAGFFFYARNRFRHIEKDLPGRLGVNIEQTADGFTYSQSSQGHTLYTIHASKLFQYKSGGHATLHNVEITLYGAPGSNRQDHIYGSEFDYDKEAGIVTAKGDVQIDLSSLNGDNGANNNPAAKPAQTPPASSPQADDETAAARQGDVHIKTSGLTFNQKTGDAVTSEHTEFTFPRAAGSSTGANYNSKTGLLVLDKDVVLTTSSDGNQAVVHATHATLLRSSMQAFLLNPVTDYQSEKSSADQATVYFRKDGSTSQIHAQGHVHMTTDSGAVLTAENTLTQMDAKSQPTQTDAGGGVNFVSNGDNSSMHGTAVRCSLTYGPKEMLKHARCNDAVNFVEQILSLADDPKGTASRQVQASQLDVDFVPGPDGKKAVAQKALGTGSAEVNLHTIPSTGGQELTNIKGDQLLAIMDDSGTAIKTLDGTGHTKVTDLAKDGSHNTSSGDTLHVVFAPQAKPAKSDRTAGAKPAAKPAKKGNDSEVSQIETAIQDGHVIMTQTPAKKPGAKTDPDTLTAWANHAEYHAVDQILHLTGSPRLKDGDSMQLSAGLIDYHKDSGDATATGAVKAVYRQTQNQNTQQAQAKNPPVNPGPDLGGNGPVSITADHANLKHAENISYFYGTPSVPARMWQGDHAIAAPVLELSQNPQTLKAYGAPGSTGTPVSANLTSNLGAKHQPSVVRIHSKTLDYADAERRGVFKGSVVAEEPDGIIHSDQAEVFLTPKPAAKTGTQNGQPQTSVQTQNGETQNGQTQIDHIVATGNVVMTQPGRKAEGERLVYTAEDGQYVLTGNATKLPHVYDQLKGTTTGARLIFHSQDDSVVVSGGPSGAVTDTRAPK, from the coding sequence ATGCGCGTGACGGTGGCGAGGCTTCGCCAGGGAATTGTGGTGTTGGCCTGCCTTTTGTTTGTGATTCTGGCGGGGTTCTTCTTTTACGCGCGCAATCGCTTCCGGCACATCGAAAAGGATCTTCCGGGGCGTCTCGGAGTCAACATCGAGCAGACGGCGGACGGTTTCACGTATTCGCAGTCGAGCCAGGGGCACACGCTGTACACCATCCACGCCTCGAAGCTCTTCCAGTACAAGTCAGGCGGTCATGCGACGCTGCACAATGTCGAGATCACCCTTTATGGCGCGCCAGGTTCGAACCGGCAGGACCATATTTATGGCTCGGAATTCGACTACGACAAAGAAGCCGGGATTGTGACGGCAAAGGGCGATGTCCAGATTGATCTTTCGAGCCTGAATGGCGACAACGGCGCCAACAACAATCCGGCCGCGAAGCCGGCACAGACGCCCCCCGCTTCCTCACCGCAGGCGGATGACGAGACTGCCGCTGCACGTCAGGGCGATGTGCATATCAAGACCAGCGGCCTTACCTTCAATCAGAAGACGGGTGATGCGGTTACCAGCGAGCATACGGAGTTCACCTTCCCGCGCGCGGCCGGGAGCTCGACCGGTGCGAACTACAACTCGAAGACCGGCCTGCTGGTGCTGGACAAGGATGTGGTGCTGACGACCAGCAGTGACGGCAACCAGGCGGTGGTGCACGCCACGCATGCCACGCTGCTGCGCAGCTCGATGCAGGCTTTTCTTCTGAATCCCGTGACTGATTATCAGAGCGAGAAGAGTTCGGCAGATCAGGCGACGGTTTATTTCCGCAAGGATGGCTCGACCTCGCAGATTCATGCGCAGGGTCATGTGCACATGACCACGGACAGCGGCGCTGTCCTGACGGCGGAGAATACGCTCACCCAGATGGACGCGAAGAGCCAGCCGACGCAGACCGATGCTGGCGGAGGTGTGAACTTCGTTTCGAATGGCGATAACTCCAGCATGCACGGGACCGCTGTTCGCTGCTCGCTGACCTATGGGCCGAAGGAGATGCTGAAGCATGCGCGCTGCAATGACGCGGTGAACTTCGTGGAGCAGATCCTCAGCCTGGCGGACGACCCGAAGGGAACGGCTTCACGTCAGGTGCAGGCTTCGCAGCTGGATGTGGACTTCGTGCCTGGTCCGGACGGAAAAAAAGCTGTGGCGCAGAAGGCGCTGGGTACCGGCTCAGCCGAAGTAAACCTGCATACGATTCCGTCGACCGGTGGTCAGGAGCTGACGAACATCAAGGGCGATCAGCTGCTGGCGATCATGGATGATTCGGGAACGGCGATCAAGACGCTGGACGGTACCGGACATACGAAGGTCACCGATCTTGCCAAGGACGGCTCGCACAATACCAGCTCGGGTGACACGCTGCATGTCGTGTTTGCGCCGCAGGCCAAGCCCGCGAAGAGCGACAGGACGGCCGGCGCGAAGCCTGCTGCTAAGCCTGCGAAGAAGGGCAACGATTCCGAGGTGTCGCAGATCGAAACCGCGATTCAGGACGGCCACGTCATCATGACGCAGACTCCGGCAAAGAAGCCCGGCGCGAAGACCGATCCGGATACGCTCACGGCGTGGGCCAATCATGCGGAATATCATGCAGTGGACCAGATTCTGCATCTGACCGGCAGCCCTCGGCTCAAAGACGGCGATTCGATGCAGCTCTCGGCCGGGCTGATCGACTATCACAAGGATTCAGGCGACGCGACGGCTACCGGCGCGGTGAAGGCTGTCTACCGGCAGACGCAGAATCAGAATACGCAGCAGGCACAGGCGAAGAATCCGCCTGTGAACCCGGGTCCGGACCTCGGAGGCAATGGGCCGGTATCGATCACAGCGGACCATGCGAACCTGAAGCACGCTGAGAATATCAGCTACTTCTATGGAACACCGTCCGTTCCGGCGCGGATGTGGCAGGGCGATCATGCCATTGCGGCACCGGTGCTCGAGCTGTCGCAGAATCCGCAGACACTGAAGGCTTATGGCGCACCGGGCAGCACGGGAACACCCGTCTCAGCCAATTTGACCTCGAACCTGGGCGCGAAGCATCAGCCGAGCGTGGTGCGTATCCACTCGAAGACCCTCGATTATGCGGATGCCGAGAGGCGAGGAGTCTTTAAAGGTTCGGTCGTAGCCGAGGAGCCGGACGGCATCATTCATTCCGATCAGGCGGAGGTCTTCCTTACGCCGAAACCGGCGGCAAAGACCGGTACCCAGAACGGGCAGCCGCAGACGAGCGTCCAGACCCAAAATGGCGAGACGCAGAACGGCCAAACTCAGATTGATCACATCGTGGCGACAGGCAACGTCGTGATGACGCAGCCTGGCCGGAAGGCCGAGGGCGAGCGGCTCGTTTATACCGCGGAAGATGGTCAGTATGTGTTAACTGGAAATGCAACAAAATTGCCGCATGTATACGATCAGTTAAAGGGTACGACGACCGGGGCTCGATTGATTTTCCATAGTCAGGATGATAGCGTCGTGGTGAGCGGGGGGCCGTCCGGGGCCGTTACCGACACGCGCGCACCCAAGTAA
- a CDS encoding 2-oxoacid:ferredoxin oxidoreductase subunit beta, which yields MATTSTPAPKVNRLGLPILDYRGGKTTLCAGCGHNAISERIIDAFYEMGVQPERIMKLSGIGCSSKSPAYFLSRSHSFNSVHGRMPAVATGALLANKTMQAIGVSGDGDTASIGMGQFVHLMRRNLPLIYIIEDNGVYGLTKGQFSATADLGSKLKTGVINDLPAIDTCSLAIQLGATFVGRSFSGDKKQLLAMLKAAIAHKGTVMLDVISPCVTFNDHEGSTKSYKYMQEHEEAINEIGFVPHFEDIAVDYEEGTSYDVRMHDGSQLRLRKLREDYNPTDRVTAVKQLMEAHEKGEVLTGIFYLDTEKPSFTDMLNTVDEPLATLPEERTRPSKQVLDEIMARMQ from the coding sequence ATGGCAACGACTTCGACTCCCGCGCCCAAGGTCAATCGCCTGGGCCTGCCGATCCTCGACTACCGCGGCGGCAAGACCACTCTCTGCGCCGGCTGCGGCCACAACGCCATCTCCGAGCGCATCATCGATGCCTTCTACGAGATGGGTGTCCAGCCCGAGCGCATCATGAAGCTCTCCGGCATCGGATGCTCGTCGAAGAGCCCGGCGTACTTCCTTTCGCGCTCGCACAGCTTCAACTCGGTGCACGGCCGCATGCCCGCGGTCGCCACCGGCGCGCTGCTCGCGAACAAGACCATGCAGGCCATCGGCGTCTCCGGCGACGGCGACACCGCGTCAATCGGCATGGGCCAGTTCGTGCACCTGATGCGCCGCAACCTGCCGCTGATCTACATCATCGAGGACAACGGCGTGTACGGCCTGACCAAGGGCCAGTTCTCGGCCACCGCCGATCTCGGCTCGAAGCTGAAGACGGGTGTCATCAACGACCTGCCCGCGATCGATACCTGCTCGCTCGCCATCCAGCTGGGCGCGACCTTCGTCGGCCGCTCTTTCTCGGGCGATAAGAAGCAGCTGCTCGCGATGCTCAAGGCCGCGATTGCCCACAAGGGCACGGTGATGCTCGACGTCATCTCGCCTTGCGTGACCTTCAACGATCACGAAGGCTCGACCAAGAGCTACAAGTACATGCAGGAGCACGAAGAGGCGATCAACGAGATCGGCTTCGTTCCCCACTTCGAAGACATCGCCGTGGATTACGAAGAGGGTACGAGCTACGACGTGCGCATGCACGACGGCTCGCAGCTGCGCCTGCGCAAGCTGCGCGAGGACTACAACCCGACCGACCGCGTGACCGCCGTGAAGCAGTTGATGGAAGCGCATGAGAAGGGCGAAGTCCTGACCGGCATCTTCTATCTCGATACCGAGAAGCCCAGCTTCACGGACATGCTGAACACGGTGGACGAGCCCCTCGCCACGCTGCCCGAGGAGCGCACCCGCCCCTCGAAGCAGGTGCTGGACGAGATCATGGCCCGCATGCAGTAA
- a CDS encoding 2-oxoacid:acceptor oxidoreductase subunit alpha, with product MATGDVALGNPEPSTGTNSDLSGRKPVINDFSIQVATVNGSGSQSANSILLRSIFGMGIPVSGKNLFPSNIAGLPTWYTIRASKNGYVARKKDIDIVVAMNAETAKDDILSLPTGGVAVYEASFALEQYRSDVTCYPVPFDKLTAAVCPEARLRKLVKNMIYVGVVAKIIGLDMKAVEKALRKQFAKKQKAADLNWAAVEAGYNYASETFTKQDPFVLEPMHATDGKIIIDGNAACALGALFAGVTVVTWYPITPSSSVVESLIDLLKKYRIEPDGKASFAVVQAEDELAAVGMVLGAGWAGARSMTATSGPGISLMAEFAGLGYWAELPGVIFDIQRVGPSTGLPTRTAQADLLSIAYLSHGDTKHVMLLPGSVKECYEFSAAAFDLTERLQTPVFVVSDLDLGMNNWMSEPFEYPTKPLDRGKVLTAEDLTRLGGFARYKDVDGDAIPYRTLPGTDHPQAAYFTRGSGHNEKALYTEKPDDYQNMMERLDRKFETARTLVPAPVVVANGTSKIGILAFGTSDFAITESRDQLKNEYQFDTDYLRIRAFPFSKEVQDFVASHERVYVVEQNRDAQLLSLLKLDLPAGETLKLRSIRHYNGLPIDARSVTDELVLQEGI from the coding sequence ATGGCGACAGGCGACGTTGCCTTGGGCAATCCAGAGCCCAGTACAGGCACGAATAGCGATCTTTCCGGGCGCAAGCCCGTTATTAACGACTTCAGCATCCAGGTAGCCACGGTCAACGGCTCCGGATCACAGTCGGCCAACAGCATCCTGCTGCGCAGCATCTTCGGCATGGGCATTCCGGTGAGCGGTAAGAACCTCTTTCCGTCCAACATTGCCGGCCTGCCAACCTGGTACACCATCCGCGCCAGCAAGAACGGCTACGTCGCGCGCAAGAAGGATATCGACATCGTCGTGGCGATGAACGCCGAGACGGCCAAGGACGACATCCTCTCGCTGCCCACCGGCGGCGTGGCTGTTTACGAGGCTTCGTTCGCGCTCGAGCAGTACCGCTCCGACGTTACCTGTTATCCCGTACCCTTCGACAAGCTGACCGCCGCTGTGTGCCCTGAAGCGCGCCTGCGCAAGCTGGTCAAGAACATGATCTACGTCGGCGTTGTCGCGAAGATCATCGGTCTGGACATGAAGGCCGTCGAGAAGGCGCTGCGCAAGCAGTTCGCCAAGAAGCAGAAGGCTGCCGACCTGAACTGGGCCGCCGTTGAGGCCGGTTACAACTACGCCTCCGAGACCTTCACCAAGCAGGATCCGTTCGTGCTCGAGCCGATGCACGCGACCGACGGAAAGATCATCATTGACGGCAACGCCGCCTGCGCGCTGGGCGCGCTCTTCGCCGGTGTCACGGTCGTCACCTGGTATCCGATCACCCCGTCGTCCTCGGTGGTCGAGTCGCTGATCGATCTGCTCAAGAAGTACCGCATCGAGCCGGATGGCAAGGCTTCGTTTGCTGTCGTTCAGGCAGAAGATGAGCTGGCTGCCGTGGGCATGGTGCTCGGCGCCGGCTGGGCTGGTGCCCGTTCGATGACCGCAACTTCAGGCCCTGGCATCTCGCTGATGGCCGAATTCGCCGGTCTTGGCTACTGGGCCGAGCTGCCGGGCGTGATCTTCGACATTCAGCGTGTCGGTCCTTCGACCGGCTTGCCGACTCGTACCGCGCAGGCCGACCTGCTCTCGATCGCCTACCTCTCGCACGGCGACACCAAGCACGTTATGCTGCTGCCGGGATCGGTGAAGGAGTGCTACGAGTTCAGCGCAGCTGCTTTCGATCTGACGGAACGCCTGCAGACGCCGGTCTTCGTGGTCTCCGACCTCGATCTCGGCATGAACAACTGGATGTCCGAGCCCTTCGAGTATCCGACGAAGCCGCTCGATCGCGGCAAGGTGCTGACGGCCGAAGACCTCACCCGTCTGGGCGGCTTTGCCCGCTACAAGGACGTGGACGGTGACGCGATTCCGTACCGTACGCTGCCGGGCACCGATCATCCGCAGGCTGCGTACTTCACGCGTGGTTCGGGTCACAACGAGAAGGCTCTCTACACCGAAAAGCCGGACGATTACCAGAACATGATGGAGCGTCTCGACCGCAAGTTCGAAACGGCGCGCACGCTGGTTCCGGCGCCGGTCGTGGTTGCGAACGGCACCTCGAAGATCGGCATCCTGGCCTTCGGTACTTCGGACTTCGCTATCACGGAGAGCCGCGATCAGCTGAAGAACGAGTACCAGTTCGATACGGACTATCTGCGTATCCGCGCCTTCCCGTTCTCGAAGGAAGTGCAGGACTTCGTGGCTTCGCATGAGCGTGTGTATGTCGTCGAGCAGAACCGCGACGCTCAGCTGCTGAGCCTGCTCAAGCTCGATCTGCCCGCCGGGGAGACCCTCAAGCTGCGCAGCATCCGCCACTACAACGGCCTGCCCATCGATGCGCGTTCCGTCACCGACGAGCTCGTGCTGCAGGAGGGAATCTAA
- a CDS encoding winged helix-turn-helix domain-containing protein, translating into MEALLSILSIHWAIMGGSGTTFHYRFGEFEVSVEAGELRRRGALIKLHTQPFQVLLLMLKQPGETVTREEISRVLWPDGVFVDFDHGIHSAINRLRAALGDQAARPRYIETVARRGYRFLGPVEAKGTATITNSLRAYSPPAAEQEIPSLRRSILATQADLPKTPQRVVSILFLLLQGMYLGFYVGALTNLDEIRQLFVEYGLDSRLWLIVMTTAALLIPVRAFLICGTLFRAPRMQEHYLRAWWALMIFDCGWALSPFLLLHHIQYGLAVACMAPLVYAPFAQRSLMLMGAASQPRPEVEADLGLL; encoded by the coding sequence TTGGAAGCACTTTTGAGCATTCTTTCGATACACTGGGCGATTATGGGCGGCTCTGGCACGACATTCCATTATCGATTCGGCGAATTTGAGGTGTCCGTAGAGGCAGGAGAACTGCGCCGGCGCGGTGCGCTGATCAAGCTGCACACTCAACCCTTCCAAGTTTTACTTCTCATGCTGAAGCAACCGGGCGAGACTGTCACGAGAGAAGAGATCAGCCGTGTGCTCTGGCCCGATGGCGTCTTCGTCGACTTCGACCACGGCATCCACTCTGCGATCAATCGGCTACGAGCAGCTTTAGGCGATCAGGCGGCACGCCCACGCTACATTGAGACCGTCGCACGGCGTGGATATCGATTTCTCGGACCGGTTGAGGCAAAAGGCACCGCCACAATCACAAATAGCCTCCGGGCCTACTCACCGCCTGCAGCCGAGCAGGAAATTCCATCCTTGCGAAGATCGATACTTGCGACCCAAGCCGATCTGCCGAAGACACCACAAAGAGTCGTCTCTATCCTTTTCCTGCTCCTACAAGGCATGTACCTCGGCTTCTATGTCGGAGCGCTCACCAATCTCGATGAGATCCGGCAGTTGTTTGTCGAGTATGGGCTGGATTCTCGACTATGGCTCATTGTGATGACCACGGCAGCGTTGCTAATACCAGTAAGAGCATTCCTGATATGTGGAACCCTGTTTCGTGCTCCTCGCATGCAGGAGCATTATCTGCGGGCCTGGTGGGCTCTGATGATCTTCGACTGTGGCTGGGCGCTCTCGCCGTTCCTTCTGCTCCATCACATCCAGTATGGTCTTGCTGTGGCTTGCATGGCACCCCTTGTCTATGCGCCGTTCGCCCAGCGCTCGCTCATGCTGATGGGCGCAGCGAGCCAGCCCAGGCCCGAAGTAGAGGCAGACCTCGGCCTGCTCTAA
- a CDS encoding dihydrodipicolinate synthase family protein — translation MLLEGIFAAITTPFHTDGRLYLHKLEENGEHYSRTPLSGLTVLGSTGEAVMLSDDETRDVLRHARNSALDEKVLIAGIGRESLVETLRLAEFAASHDYDAVLVRTPHYYTPQYASSNGEREDSLGLLTYYRTLADRSPLPVILYSIPKYTHYDLSPALVGELAQHPNIIGIKDSSGSVERIRELVAATANAPRREVTVTPTFEAMTGRMLMEPVFAAENMISAEILTGTSMFTTLPVIPQRPSRKKSIGFQVLSGASDQILPSLEAGASGSILGLAACAPQACLEVQMAWKDRDPALAALKQKRLVAATQYVVAKLGVPAIKHACDLNGFYGGVPRLPMLPLDAETKAKVAEVMRDLRN, via the coding sequence ATGCTGCTCGAAGGAATCTTTGCCGCAATCACGACGCCTTTTCACACCGATGGCCGCCTCTATCTGCACAAACTCGAAGAGAATGGAGAGCATTATTCCCGCACACCGCTGAGCGGACTGACCGTGCTCGGTTCGACGGGCGAGGCTGTGATGCTGAGCGATGACGAGACGCGCGATGTGCTGCGCCACGCGCGCAACAGTGCTTTGGATGAAAAGGTGCTGATCGCGGGGATTGGCCGGGAGAGCCTCGTCGAGACACTGCGGCTGGCCGAATTCGCCGCGTCGCATGACTACGATGCGGTGCTGGTGCGCACACCGCACTACTACACACCGCAATATGCTTCGAGCAATGGCGAGCGCGAGGATTCGCTGGGTCTGCTGACCTACTACCGCACGCTGGCCGACCGCTCGCCGCTGCCGGTGATCCTCTACAGCATTCCGAAGTACACGCATTATGACCTGTCGCCCGCGCTCGTCGGGGAACTGGCACAGCATCCGAATATCATCGGCATTAAGGATTCGAGCGGCAGCGTGGAGCGCATCCGCGAACTGGTGGCGGCCACCGCAAATGCACCCAGGCGCGAGGTGACGGTGACGCCTACCTTCGAGGCGATGACCGGGCGCATGCTGATGGAGCCGGTGTTTGCTGCGGAGAATATGATCTCGGCTGAGATCCTGACAGGCACGTCGATGTTCACGACGCTGCCGGTGATTCCGCAACGGCCTTCACGCAAGAAGTCGATCGGTTTCCAGGTGCTGAGCGGAGCCTCGGACCAGATTCTGCCCTCGCTCGAAGCCGGTGCAAGCGGATCGATCCTCGGTCTGGCCGCCTGCGCGCCGCAGGCCTGCCTCGAGGTGCAGATGGCGTGGAAGGATCGCGATCCTGCACTGGCCGCGCTCAAGCAGAAGCGTCTAGTAGCGGCAACACAGTATGTCGTAGCAAAACTCGGTGTGCCCGCCATCAAGCACGCCTGCGATCTGAACGGCTTCTATGGAGGCGTGCCGCGCCTGCCCATGCTGCCGCTCGACGCGGAGACGAAAGCAAAGGTGGCCGAGGTGATGCGCGACCTGCGGAATTGA
- a CDS encoding sensor domain-containing diguanylate cyclase: MASDVDRKHRSVLIPGGTPLLWALLLVLFLHTIQLLFAGHAISISRLFTAAVPVIAAICVLWRSRLLEARERVSWRWMALALLLWALGQVVETLMPGAAAASNLSVDASDLFYLSAALPVLLAVSNTAENEAVPGVLYLNLVQFGLAVLLIYYRVFRVPQSNSMASSVMLAIYAWECVFLVLASTLRLFCWISREERKRMKWMVVTVWSYAPIEFGMDYATAHWHLRTGTLLDLLWSLPFAFAGWRALSIPVDASRTEKNILSPRTARLLQSLCPMLVTIALFVLAAMLLGSHPLLARYSILGLLVLQGLHAGVVQMNYHSGQQLLLEREQRLEEENAGLLHLSHIDPLTGVANRRGFSEALEDTWAHSVREQCPVSLLMIDLDWFKAVNDRHGHTYGDECLASVARILLLQGARAGDYLARYGGEEFVLLLPDTDLEGARIVAERMHRAVGMASIVNLDSPYAKRLTVSIGVATMTPVAGVASGMLLEAADQALYEAKRGGRNRVCWQELPEIPLSVAR; the protein is encoded by the coding sequence ATGGCATCGGATGTCGATCGCAAGCACCGCTCTGTTCTGATTCCCGGTGGGACTCCGCTCCTGTGGGCGCTTCTGCTGGTGCTCTTCCTGCATACAATCCAGCTGCTTTTTGCCGGCCATGCTATCAGCATCTCGCGCCTGTTTACCGCTGCGGTGCCGGTGATAGCTGCGATCTGCGTGCTCTGGCGAAGCAGGTTGCTCGAAGCGCGTGAGCGCGTCTCCTGGCGCTGGATGGCGCTGGCCCTGCTGCTCTGGGCGCTGGGACAGGTTGTTGAGACGCTCATGCCCGGTGCTGCCGCGGCGAGCAATCTCAGCGTCGATGCTTCTGATCTCTTTTACCTGAGCGCTGCGCTGCCGGTACTGCTGGCCGTCAGCAATACGGCCGAGAACGAGGCTGTTCCAGGCGTTCTGTATCTCAACCTCGTGCAGTTCGGACTGGCTGTTCTGCTGATTTACTACCGCGTCTTCCGTGTGCCGCAGAGTAACAGTATGGCGTCGAGCGTGATGCTCGCGATTTACGCCTGGGAATGTGTGTTTCTTGTGCTCGCCTCCACGCTGCGCCTCTTCTGCTGGATCTCCCGTGAAGAGCGGAAACGTATGAAATGGATGGTGGTAACTGTCTGGAGCTATGCGCCCATCGAGTTCGGCATGGATTACGCCACGGCACACTGGCACCTGCGCACGGGAACCCTGCTGGATCTCCTGTGGAGTTTGCCGTTTGCCTTTGCGGGCTGGCGAGCGCTCAGCATTCCTGTTGATGCAAGCAGGACGGAGAAGAATATCCTGTCGCCTCGTACGGCGCGCCTGCTGCAGAGCCTCTGCCCCATGCTGGTTACGATTGCTCTGTTTGTGCTGGCCGCGATGCTGCTTGGCTCCCATCCGCTGCTGGCGCGATATTCCATTCTCGGGCTGCTGGTCTTGCAGGGGCTGCATGCCGGGGTGGTGCAGATGAATTATCACTCCGGGCAGCAGTTGCTGCTTGAGCGCGAGCAGCGGCTTGAGGAGGAGAATGCCGGACTCCTGCATCTCTCGCATATCGATCCGCTGACCGGCGTCGCCAACCGGCGTGGTTTCTCCGAGGCGTTAGAGGATACTTGGGCGCACTCTGTCCGCGAGCAGTGCCCGGTGTCCTTGCTGATGATCGATCTTGATTGGTTCAAGGCGGTCAATGACCGTCATGGTCACACCTATGGAGACGAATGCCTGGCATCGGTCGCCCGTATCCTGCTGCTGCAGGGAGCGCGAGCCGGAGATTATCTGGCGCGTTATGGAGGTGAGGAGTTCGTGCTGCTTTTGCCGGATACAGATCTTGAAGGCGCCCGTATCGTTGCCGAGCGCATGCATCGCGCGGTGGGCATGGCGTCCATCGTGAATCTCGATTCTCCCTACGCCAAACGCCTGACGGTGAGTATCGGGGTGGCAACGATGACGCCGGTAGCAGGAGTTGCTTCAGGAATGCTGCTCGAAGCTGCAGATCAGGCGCTCTACGAGGCTAAGCGCGGCGGCAGAAACCGTGTCTGCTGGCAGGAGCTGCCGGAGATTCCACTCTCCGTTGCGCGGTGA
- a CDS encoding tetratricopeptide repeat protein, with protein sequence MRKSLIPLPAVAALALMLPAPPAHAVSKEMVQLQTQVQQLQDMIQHLQTSNDQSMGVLQHLVEQTADSVNRMSQTLNTLQQQVEAQNGQGGKVDQLSGQIQGVNDSIDEMKTRMAKLDKTLQDIQSQLQNIQSQPAGQQPAGQPGQPGAQPGNAQPGQPQAMGAAPAPQQPQAPPVDQLYQSALRDYTSARYDLASGEFGDVIKYYPQDDMAGNAYFYLGEISYRKGDYPTAIQNYDAVLEQFSGSSKAPAAQLRKGLAEIAANQKDAGIRDLRSLIQRYPQTPEAAQARSRLNGMGVRIVAAKPSAYR encoded by the coding sequence ATGCGCAAGTCCCTGATTCCGCTTCCTGCCGTGGCCGCCTTGGCGCTGATGCTCCCCGCGCCGCCGGCGCATGCCGTCTCCAAGGAGATGGTCCAGCTCCAGACCCAGGTTCAACAGCTGCAGGACATGATCCAGCATCTGCAAACCTCGAACGACCAGAGCATGGGAGTTCTGCAGCACCTTGTGGAACAGACCGCCGATAGCGTCAACCGCATGTCGCAGACGCTCAACACCCTTCAGCAGCAGGTTGAGGCGCAGAACGGACAGGGTGGCAAGGTGGACCAGCTCTCCGGCCAGATTCAGGGCGTCAATGATTCCATCGACGAGATGAAAACCCGGATGGCGAAGCTCGACAAGACGCTGCAGGATATCCAGTCGCAGCTGCAGAACATCCAGTCACAGCCAGCCGGTCAGCAGCCCGCAGGGCAGCCGGGACAGCCCGGCGCGCAGCCTGGGAATGCGCAGCCAGGTCAGCCGCAGGCCATGGGCGCTGCTCCGGCACCGCAGCAGCCCCAGGCTCCGCCCGTGGACCAGCTTTACCAGTCCGCGCTGCGTGACTACACCAGCGCCCGCTATGACCTGGCCAGCGGCGAGTTCGGCGACGTGATCAAGTACTACCCGCAGGACGATATGGCTGGGAACGCCTACTTCTACCTCGGCGAGATCTCCTATCGCAAGGGTGATTACCCGACCGCGATCCAGAACTACGATGCGGTTCTCGAGCAGTTCTCGGGAAGCTCCAAGGCGCCGGCGGCACAGTTGCGGAAGGGCTTGGCCGAGATTGCCGCGAATCAGAAGGATGCTGGCATCCGTGATTTGCGGAGCCTGATTCAGCGCTATCCTCAGACTCCGGAAGCCGCGCAGGCCCGCAGCCGTCTGAACGGCATGGGGGTCCGGATCGTAGCCGCCAAGCCCTCGGCTTATCGCTGA